ccattcaattatgtaatgggagacacgttggataagcgtgaatactttaggattatcgcttgactcaaaaagggaaactattatgggatcaaatttatatcttgaagtggtatgctcggcaagtatgcttgagatatgattatacttgttgctctaggatgaaggctccacaccttcccttttcatgcaaatttaatgataatgaaaccttagcttcttatgctaatggtatatatgattactatgatgtcgaacaaatagaagaatttgttgcttttaagggtgcttatgaaattgaatctttgtttgaaaagtatgaagcttttgatgatgatgtttatagacctAAAATTTTTGCTATATTGAAATATTACTATGATAATTATGAATATAATTCCTATATTGATGcgcttattgagaaagtctccgctgtccaagaagagactaatattttgcaggaatctatggaagaagaaattgatgaaactgtgagctcattggatgaaaaagatgatgaggagagtgaagaacaaaaggaggaagagcggattagctacccgtgcccaccttctaatgagagtaactcttcaactcatacattgttcaatttcccttcgtgcttaccgaaggatgattgctatgatgactattatgatcTCGTTGATTCTCTTGATATATCCCTTTTTggtgatgcttgctatgcttgtggccgagatgccaatatgaatgatgcttatggagatgaacttgctatagttccttatgttaaacatgaaattgttgctattgcacccacgcatgatagtcctattatctttttaaattctcccaactacactatatcggataagtttacccttattaaggattatattgatgggttgccttttaccgttgcacatgatgattttgatgaatataacatgcatgtgcttgctgctcctacttgcaattattatgagagaggaactatatctccacctctctatgtttccaacatgataaaattgcaagaaactgcttatactatgcattggcctttactaggtgtgcatgaattgttcttttatgacatgccgatgcatagaaagagagttagacttcatcattacatgatatatgttgctttgtgctcactactaaattacaaatcattgttaattaaaattggctttgatataaccttgggatccgggtggatccattacttgagcactatatgcctagcttaatggctttaaagaaagcgctgccagggagacaaccaggaagttttagagagtcaattatttctgttgtgtgctttcatatagtttaaaaacaacaaaaataaacaggggaacccaaatctttttcaaaaagaaaagcgaaagtgagaaagacgagcattgttgaagtgggagctagccttgaacattgttcatgctcatggaaactttgtgaatcttgattacagaaacttttcaacaaaaataattatccccttgtacaattccattgtattattaaaataatgtgccaaggtttgcctttaggatgtttacaatgcttgttggtttgtgcggtgcaggacagaaactttggctgtagtgcgcgattttacattttttactggaacgtcaaatggttctgaaactttttgcactgtctttctatacaaatgtTTTATTTGTcctaattttggtagaatttttcaagtatcagaagtatggtgaatgttcagattattacagactgttctgttttagacagattctgtttttgatgcatagtttgcttgttttgatgaaactatcaatttatatcagtggattaagccatgtaaaagctatattacagtagctacaatgcaaaaacaaaatatgaattggtttgcaacaatacttagcgtagtgatttgctttattatactaacggatcttaccgagttttctgttgaagttttgtgtggatgaagtgttcgatgatcgagaaggtctcgatgtgagaagaaggaagagaggcaagagctcaagcttggggatgcccgaggcactccaagtaaatattcaaggagactcaagcgtctaagcttggggatgccctggaaggcatcccatctttcttcaacaagtatcggtatgttttcggattcgtttcattcatgtgatatgtgcaaatcttggagcgtcttttgcatttagttttcacttttcttttatgcaccatgctggtatgagatagtccttcgttgatttatagaatgctctttgttttctcaataaccgtttgcaacaGGAAAACCccattagcaagctaattggccaattagcgggctaatttcCCTATTATTAATTAGCGGGCTAATTATGAAACTGTGTGCGTATGCAGCCATCACCGCAGACGGAGCAGGTGGGCGATTAAGACAGTCTGTACGAGGTACTAAGGCTACTCTGGAGAGtaacatatactagtatcatgcatatgatactaccttcatagtgcatagtatcataaagtactccctctgttcctaaatatttgtcttttaagagatttcaaatggactaccatatacggatgtatatagatatattttagagtgtagattcactcattttgcttcgtatgtagtcacttgttgaaatctctagaaagacaaatatttaggaatggagggagtagtatcatagattaccatatttattgccatgcatgacacaaagtagcctagcatttaacatgatacggtatctacctatgttactatatccctctctctctctcttatttaattgtgtgccacataagcatgtttgctagtcccaagtgcatgttaccggttatgttaccccactatggctagcctaaGTGACATGCACGATCGATCGCTAATAGCCTAATTAACACCCCACCTGCCGCAGACGCGGCTGCACTAAGAGAAGGCCTTAAGTTTCTCCAAAGTTTGGGAAGCAACAATGTGTTTGTAAGAAGGGATAACATTACTGTCACAGATGCCATAAAGGGGAATGCAGGCCAAGGTATGGTGGCGGCACCCATTTTGGAGGAGTGCATGATCCTTTTGCAAGAGTTTGGGAAGGTTTCAATAGAGCATTGTAACCGTGAGTCAAATTTAGTTGCTCATGAGCTTGCTAGTTGGGGAAGTGCTAACAACCCATCTGTGTGGGTTGATGAACCGCCGAACTTTATTGTAAATCTTCTTGTGGACGATGTAGCAGTCATTGAGAAATAAAGCTAGCCGTGAAGGCCTTCCTGTCCAAAAAGAAAAAACACCCCACATGCCGCGAGCCGTCTAATGAAGGAAAAATGTTCAAAATAAAACTTGAACTTGTGTGCGAAAGCTAAATCGAACCCTAAACTTGTAATCCCGGAAATCAGCACATCGTACTTTCTAATCCCGGTCTATTTTAAACCTTGACGGTATTTAGCTAGTATTTGCTGGACATTAGGACAAATTGGGCCGGCCGATTAGCACAGTCGCTCGCTTGCTCTACTCTGTAGTTTtcttttcaaatttttttttacaAGCAGCCGCAAAAATAAGAGCACAGTCGCTTGCTTACTCAACTCTGTAGTTCTTTTTTCAACAAAAAATATAAGCAGCCGCAAAATTAAGTTTCATGTAAGGAGACTCAATCTCAGGAAACCGCACTACCACAGACTGCACCTAGCCAATAGCCCTGATGGCTCCTAGTGATTATAAATAGCGCGTCGCATTAGAAAACTCTTAGAAGCATTCATATATTAAAAAACTGATAGAAGCATTCCTGAAATTTTTTGAAACATTCCTGAAAGAAAAtgtgaacaatttttaaataccGATAATATATTTTTAAcgcaaataattcacgaaattaCAATTTTTTTGGCCATATTAATCGTGACGTTTACTGTTTGGTAATATTCAAtgttgattttgaaaaaaaaaatcgtGCCTCATAAATTGCAATGTGTTTGAACTTGGGAATTTCACATGATAATGGAACATCACACTTTAACATCCCATGCTTTTGAGATTTCTTCGAGACTTTAACACATTGTTTCCGAGTGGTTTTCATCGGTTTCCACCGAAACTTTGTTTTCATGTAATATTCTATCCTTCTTCatcaaaagaaaaggaaaattaGAAGCTTTCATGCATGCACAGCCCGGACATCTCAGATCATACAAAGGCATTAATATCCCAGATGATACAAGCACATTGTCAGAGAGTTTCAACGTACTTTTATTCCACGTACTTATGCATGCACATATACATGCAAGTCTGGTACAGTATTAATTCCAGCAACACAACACGACACATTTTTACGATTAcgcatgtactccctccattcctaaatatttgtttttctagatatttccaacaagtgactacatatgtaGCGCTGCCTCATGAGGTATGTTTGATGGGTTTGCAAATTTAGCTGTAATCTTGAGGGCATACATAGGATAGGACAAAGGAATATAGGAGATTACGTGTGGGCAGCGCTACGAGCTGGCACATAACCTAATCTTGAGGGTCACGGGAGGAAAATATAGGAGATTACGTGTGGCCATGCATGCACATGCAAGCTACTAGCAGCGCAGAGATGTCTACTATACGTTTCGTACTCTGGTTTATTATATACTGGCTCGTTGGCACGCATGGACACATACGCTACAACTAGCTGTCTAATTATTAGTTAATTGTCCCCATTGGGCAGTGGTTGTGCTGGCAAATAATTTCAATATTGACAAAGGAATTACACTGTTGTAGTAGCTAGTTTACAATATCGCCGCAAAAGAAAACTAGCTTACGATATTCATGTGATGGACCTAGGCCGCTGTGTGAACAAGGGCGCGTGAATAAATTACTAATTTTCTATTTTTCAATTGTCTATAATATATTTATATTTCAGTCATCTTTCAATCTTTGGATCAACACCTACAGTTATCGTACTTTCCGGCAAAAATGCGCACATTGAGTACTAAACTTTTATGTTAGGTAATAATATGCCATTTTAGGTAATCAATACCTTAAAAGTATTATAACACTTGAGATTTAGTAAAAGTGAAATCATATGCTCTCTATTCATCGAAATGCTGTATGCTGCTGTTGAGCTTCTTGTCTAGGTAAAATAAATGATTGCATTGTTTGTTGTATGCAAAGACCCACACTGTGTTTAGTCTGTAGCAAACTTATTAATTACTAGTTTATGCAAGGATGAATCTAGCTTTATTTTTCGATGGGCTAATTTGTAGCTAACGAATTTCTAGTGCATGCAAGGATGAATGAGTCATCCTATTAAGCATTTCATGCGAAGGATAGTGGGCATTGCGCCTTGACAGATCCTTTCTTTTTTTGGCGGGAAGCCCTGACACATCCTTAATGCTTAATATTGTAGCACATCTAGTAATATTTTCATTTTTAGAAAGTATGTTTTTTATTTAATAGGTTTCAGAAACAAATGTTAATGTTAGTTTGAAAGTGAGCCTTAGTTGAGCTGAGCACGTGTCCGGTTAATATATATTCATgtattttccaaaaataaaagaaaataaaaaaatgaacaaaGTAAGCATAAATGCAAATAAAAGGTGGAGAAAGCAAAACATAAAAAAATGtttgaaggaaaaaataagaaaaaggaatatgcAAAAAATGACACCCAAACATCAGCCACGTATTGCGATCTTCGGGCAGTATGCCCGCTATCCTTGACATGAAGTCGTAGAAGCTAAAGAACAACCAGATTTGAGATGAAAATGTTTGAGCAGGGAAAGGAGTTGCGGAAGACAACCAATAATAATGAAGGACTTTTTTACTTTACTCGGGGGAAATCTGGAAGACTTGTATTCTCTTTGTTTTCGCCCCTTCGGGTTCATTCCGATCTTCTTCAAACGTTAGACCGGGATTTTATCACCTTTTCTCGCCTTGTAGCCACAACCATTATATATATGATCCTAAAAAACAATTATATATATTACAAAAGCAACAATGATTTTAGAGTAGGATTTTCCATGATGAATTCTTGACGTGCATTCATGCAAGTATACCAATATTATTTTGTAGCTAATTTTATGAATGCCCAGCCTAAGTCGTGGGGGCCAATATAAAACTGCAATCCCACACATGAAATAAAACCGGCCACGTGCTTAGCTCAACTCAGGCTCACTTTTGGCCCACTTCATCTAGCATTTTGAATTGCACAAACCACTTTGACCGGTACACAAGAAGGAAAACGCGCTATGCAACACAATAGAACACTCTCCTGCCTAAGATTGCACCAAGCCATAAGCAGCTTCCACTTCTTTTGCAATGACTTCCATGCAAGGAAAATGCAACTCTAAACATTTTAAATATGCTTCGAGAAGTTTCTGGGTTCGTAACTGCATGTAAGGATGATATGAACTGCATGGCCGATACAAAGATCGTTGTTACCCAAAAAAAATACAAAGATCAATGTTGCATGCTCTCGCATTACAGCTCCCTTGCCATGTATCGCACGTCGTTGGCGATAAAGCTCTCGTCGATACTAAATTAATTCATCCTTGATCCGATTTATTTGTTTTTCTCTTCCTATGATCCATATAAAACATAGAGTTGACTTTGATCTAGGTGCTTGTACTCCCTCCCTTCTATAACGTAGTGCGTATACCTTTTTTCTTCTGAAAAGTCAAAGAttacaaactttgaccaagtctATAGAGGAAGCTATTTATATCTACCATACCAAATATATAAAATATGAATCTATGTcttatgatgaatctaatgatatatgTTTGGCATTCCatatgtaaatgtttttctccacaaacttggtcaaagtttgtgaGGTTTGACTTGTCAAAAAGCTATATGCCTCTTTGATCTTAAACTTAAAAATATTGGTTTTATATTGTGGAACGGAGAGAGTATATGTTTTTGGAGTGGACGATGACGGGCAGAATATATATAACACACAGCTCAAGTTAACACAACTTCAACATATTTCAGATGATACATGCTAGGGGCATATAGCCGGTACAGTATTTCACATGATGATACAAACCCCTGATTAGGTGGGTCATTTATTTGGACACCACAACATCACACACTTTCACGCACTTACACGAAATGATCATTGCGTGCATGCATAATGCTAATGCATGACAGGGAACTTAGGCATGCACGAGACATATAGATGAACTGAAACACAAACTGTAGTAGTATATAGAAAGCTGCATGCATGGCATGTGTACGCAGCATGGCATGCTTGGACAAGTACGTCGATTGATCAGAGCGGGCAGGTGAAGCCGCGCGGGCAGGTCTTGTGGCACTGGTTGAGTAGGAGGACGAGGTCGACGGGGACGTTGAGGTTGATGACGCCGAGGACCTTGGCCCTGATGGCGGTGCAGAGGCACACAGCGGCGTCAAGGTCGGCCAGACCGGCCAGCAGCGGGCAGCACCGCTCATTGGGCGGCACGCCGAGCCCGAGCTTCACCAGGTTCAGCACGTTGGCACACACGCCCAGCTTCAGCGTGTCGATCGGGCACGTGCCGCCGTTGGTCGATGGAGGCGATGGTGGGGTCGGGGTCAGGCAGTGGGGTCCGCAGCCACCATACACAGCGGTGACCATCAAGTTTAGGCCGAGGAGTAGGAGGAAGAGCTTGGTCAATGGCGCCATTGCGAAAGCTTTGGTCGAGAGGAAGCAAGGCTTACAATAGACGGGAAGGGCTTGTAGGTGTTGTGCGTTTGGGCTGTGTGAGGAGGTTGTATTTATAGCCCGGTTGCACATACGTACGACTACCCTTACCCTAGCTTATTGATGCAAGTGTGTTGATCCCATGATCGATCGTTCGAGTTTGATTCTACAGCTTAACGTAAACTATAACAAAATCCATCTACGTACGTGTACCCCGATGTGCTAGCCAACAAAATGTTTAGAGCGAGATATACGCCCGGCGATTTTTCAATACTTGATGGGCATCCGTATTTTCAAACAAGCTCCGCACACAGAATAGCGGGATACTAGTGGCTGGAATGCGCTGAAGATATGCTGTGTGATGACTTTTATGCCATGGCCATGCATGTTGTAGTTGCTAAGTTCGTTGGGTACCATGCATGGACACGTATAGCAGATGCATATTATTTGGAGTGCAGGAGAAGTCAACTATAGATGTTCCATAGCTAGCTTTGGCTTATACATGCATGGTCGTTGGTGTGGACACTTATCCAGGCACTGGTTTTTATAGAAAATGCTCAACATGTATTTGAAATCTCAAATAAATGTTCATCGTGTATTTAAATTTTTTCAACATGCATCAACTGTTCAATGTGTAGTAAAAAAAGTAGACATGTATTTtaaaaaataaatagaagaaaaaatgataaagaaaaacacagaaaaaaaagaaaaagaaaagagaaacgTCATGGAATCTTCCCAAAACCAAAACCTATAGAAGGTTGCATGAACCGCTCCATAGAAGCTTCCGAAAACCGCAAAACCTCTATTGCACACAATAATTGAGCCGGTCCACCATGTCGATCTCCAAAGGCGAGCATAAAAAAAAAGCAGTTTTTAGCATTTGTGGTAGGAGAGGCCCAGGAGCAGATGAACCGCATGGCCTCGTGTTGTAGTCATCATTTCCTGGCCCAATCAGATGTACAGGAAGGCCGAGGCCTAGTGCCCCAGCTGGCACTAGTGCCATACAACTGACACATTTCTTGTAAAAACTGTATCAACCAAGTTCTCATAGAGGTACTATTTCTCCATCAGTAGTCGTGCCACAAGACTCTAGATTCTAGATTAATCTCCACGCTTGCTTGGCTAGAAGAGACTGATTATAAGTTCTCATGTCTCTGAAACCCATTCCTCCCATAGTTTGGAAGGATCTTCTTGTCCCAAGGAAGCTAGGCCATCTTTATTTTACCCTTCTCCACTCCCCACATGTAGGATCTTCGCCCGCACAAAACCTTGCAAACAATGCAGACCACTGCAGCAGATTGATGTCATTGTGACTTGTGAGACCCTGGCGTGCCAAAGAAACAGTGTCAAATCCCGAGGTCTTCTGGTGCAAATGTTTCAATAATCACGGTGGGAATTTTATGATGGCCCTAGTATTTCATTTGTTGAGTATTTCGGAAGTTCTTCCATTTTTAGTGCATGCAATCTTGGTCTCGAGTGTTAGAATAGCGCATCAGGGGCAAAATAGTCCTCGTACAGATTAACATGTCCATGTGCCAAGCATCGATTAAACGCTTGATGTCCCAATATTGAACCGTTGAAGTTGACAACTTGCTCCTCCGCACACTTTGTTTCTTCAAGAAACGCCGTCATCGCCTCCGTTTCATACACATCTTCCTCATCTAACGAAGGCAAATCCATGAATTCAACCTAGCAGTACTCCTCGTCATAATCCATTATTTTTGCATCAAAGAAAAAAAACCACAACGCCAAGAAATTTCGCTATGGCACTTGACCGACCAGTTGCCATGCACGGCCTCCATAATGGATGTCGCCGACATGGGCGAGGGTACATGGGCGATGCCCGAATCCGACAGAGTGCGGCTGCAGCATAGGCCTAGGCGAGTAGACGCATAGAGCGGCAGAGGTCCCAAGGCATGGTGAGTGTCGGGTGGGGGACTACTGGGGCGGTGTCTGTCTCTAGGAGAAGATGAGGAGGGTAGGATTGTGAATGTCCGCAAGCTCTAGGTGAGGTTTGGGGTGTCGGAGTCCGCTGTGGTGGAAGTCTGGACTCCCCCAGGGCTCCCTCGATTTGGGGCCGGTCTGTGGGATCTCGGATGCCCAAACCGATCCATTCCAATTTGGTGGTCCGTTGCTGGTGCCTAATAGTGTCCAAACATTCGAGACTGTTTTGGTGCCCATGTTGAACTTGCCCTTACGAGTGGAACATGCATCTTCTCAAAGAGAGAAAATCACATGAAACAAGGTTTCAAagaaaacttcgtggaaaccacgtttggaaatttcaaaaaaatccaaaaaaaggGGATGTTAAGAGGGTGATGGCCTGCTGCCATGCGAAATTCCAAGTTCAAACACATTATGGTTTATGAGCTATAAAAAGAACAAATTCAGCTATTAATTGTGACGTTTACTGTTGGGCAATATTCAATGTTGATTTCGATTTTTTTTCGTGCCTCATAAATTGCAATGTGTTTGAACTTGGGAATTTCACATGATAATGGAACATCACACTTTAACATCCCATGCTTTTGAGATTTCTTCGAGACACTAACACATTGTTTCCGAGTGGTTTTCATCGGTTTCCACCGAAACTTTGTTTTCATGTAATATTCTATCCTTCTTCATCAAAGGAAAAGGAAAATTAGAAGCTTTCATGCATGCACAGCCCGGACATCTCAGATCATACAAAGGCATTAATATCCCAGATGATACAAGCACATTGTTAGAGAGTTTCAACGTACTTTTATTCCACGTACTTATGCATGCACATATACATGCAAGTCTGGTACAGTATTAATTCCAACAACACAACACGACACATTTTTACGATTAcgcatatactccctccattcctaaatatttgtttttctagatatttccaacaagtgactacatatgtaGCGCTGCCTCATGAGGTATGTTTGATGGGTTTGCAAATTTAGCTGTAATCTTGAGGGCATACATAGGATAGGACAAAGGAATATAGGAGATTACGTGTGGGCAGCGCTACGAGCTGGCACATAACCTAATATTGAGGGTCACGGGAGGAAAATATAGGAGATTACGTGTGGCCATGCATGCACATGCAAGCTACTAGCAGCGCAGAGATGTCTACTATACGTTTCGTACTCTGGTTTATTATATACTGGCTCGTTGGCACGCATGGACACATACGCTACAACTAGCTGTCTAATTATTAGTTAATTGTCCCCATTGGGCAGTGGTTGTGCTGGCAAATAATTTCAATATTGACAAAGGAATTACACTGTTGTAGTAGCTAGTTTACAATATCGCCGCAAAAGAAAACTAGCTTACGATATTCATGTGATGGACCTAGGCCGCTGTGTGAACAAGGGCGCGTGAATAAATTACTAATTTTCTATTTTTCAATTGTCTATAATATATTTATATTTCAGTCATCTTTCAATCTTTGGATCAACACCTACAGTTATCGTACTTTCCGGCAAAAATGCGCACATTGAGTACTAAACTTTTATGTTAGGTAATAATATGCCATTTTAGGTAATCAATACCTTAAAAGTATTATAACACTTGAGATTTAGTAAAAGTGAAATCATATGCTCTCTATTCATCGAAATGCTGTATGCCGCTGTTGAGCTTCTTGTCTAGGTAAAATAAATGATTGCATTGTTTGTTGTATGCAAAGACCCACACTGTGTTTAGTCTGTAGCAAACTTATTAATTACTAGTTTATGCAAGGATGAATCTAGCTTTATTTTTCGATGGGCTAATTTGTAGCTAACGAATTTCTAGTGCATGCAAGGATGAATGAGTCATCCTATTAAGCATTTCATGCGAAGGATAGTGGGCATTGCGCCTTGACAGATCCTTTCTTTTTTTGGCGGGAAGCCCTGACACATCCTTAATGCTTAATATTGTAGCACATCTAGTAATATTTTCATTTTTAGAAAGTATGTTTTTTATTTAATAGGTTTCAGAAACAAATGTTAATGTTAGTTTGAAAGTGAGCCTTAGTTGAGCTGAGCACGTGTCCGGTTAATATATATTCATgtattttccaaaaataaaagAACATAAAAAAATGAACAAAGTAAGCATATATGCAAATAAAAGGTGGAGAAAGCAAAACACAAAAAAATGtttgaaggaaaaaataagaaaaaggaatatgcAAAAAATGACACCCAAACATCAGCCACGTATTGCGATCTTCGGACAGTATGCCCGCTATCCTTGACATGAAGTCGTAGAAGCTAAAGAACAACCAGATTTGAGATGAAAATGTTTGAGCAGGGAAAGGAGTTGCGGAAGACAACCAATAACAATGAAGGACTTTTTTTACTTTACTCGGGGGAAATCTGGAAGACTTGTATTCTCTTTGTTTTCGCCCCTTCGGGTTCATTCCGATCTTCTTCAAACATTAGACCGGGATTTTATCACCTTTTCTCGCCTTGTAGCCACAACCATTATATATATGATCCTAAAAAACAATTATATATATTACAAAAGCAACAATGATTTTAGAGTAGGATTTTCCATGATGAATTCTTGACGTGCATTCATGCAAGTATACCAATATTATTTTGTAGCTAATTTATGAATGCCCAGCCTAAGTCGTGGTGGCCAATATAAAACTGCAATCCCACACATGAAATAAAACCGGCCACGTGCTTAGCTCAGCTCAGGCTCACTTTCGGCCCACTTCATCTAGCATTTTGAATTGCACAAACCACTTTGACCGGTACACAAGAAGGAAAACGCGCTATGCAACACAATAGAACACTCTCCTGCCTAAGATTGCACCAAGCCATAAGCAGCTTCCACTTCTTTTGCAATGACTTTCATGCAAGGAAAATGCAACTCTAAACATTTCAAATATGCTTCGAGAAGTTTCTGGGTTCGTAACTGCATGTAAGGATGATATGAACTGCATGGCAGATACAAAGATCGTTGTTACCCAAAAAAATACAAAGATCGATGTTGCATGCTCTCGCATTACAGCTCCCTTGCCATGTATCGCACGTCGTTGGCGATAAAGCTCTCGTCGATACTAAATTAATTCATCCTTGATCCGATTTATTTGTTTTTCTCTTCCTATGATCCATATAAAACATAGAGTTGACTTTGATCTAGGTGCTTGTACTCCCTCCCTTCTATAACGTAGTGCGTATACCTTTTTTCTTCTGAAAAGTCAAAGAttacaaactttgaccaagtctATAGAGGAAGCTATTTATATCTACCATACCAAATATATAAAATATGAATCTATGTcttatgatgaatctaatgatatatgTTTGGCAT
This genomic window from Aegilops tauschii subsp. strangulata cultivar AL8/78 chromosome 4, Aet v6.0, whole genome shotgun sequence contains:
- the LOC109754814 gene encoding cortical cell-delineating protein-like, whose translation is MAPLTKLFLLLLGLNLMVTAVYGGCGPHCLTPTPPSPPSTNGGTCPIDTLKLGVCANVLNLVKLGLGVPPNERCCPLLAGLADLDAAVCLCTAIRAKVLGVINLNVPVDLVLLLNQCHKTCPRGFTCPL